Below is a genomic region from Biomphalaria glabrata chromosome 3, xgBioGlab47.1, whole genome shotgun sequence.
GCCACCAGACCTATTAAAAATCTGCGGAAGAAATCAGTAGTAGGATCCTGAAAAAAAGGTTTAGTTGGTTATCACATTAATTAACATAGCTTCaaagtgtttaaaaataaataaacatggtATGTGACActgttaaatctaattttatcaTTTCTTGATTATCATCTGAGATACATTACACATAAGATAATGGCTTCAAACAAATCCCTGAATAATACAATATCttcaaaaagtaataatttcaaaaaagtACCCACTATTACCCTGTTTAAATATGATCTATAGGTGTCAGTGTTTTCCTGGTTCCAAAGTATTggctatttttaaatattgtattttaaacaaagcCAGGTAGCTAGTTagctttgttttgttggttttatcCTCCAATATTATTAAGAATCAGCCTCTCTAGCTACATGGGAAGTTGCAAGGGTAGAAGATGCCTTTGAGCATTCTCCAATATTGAAAGCCTGGTGTCTGGAATTTCAAGGGATTTGAATGAAGGGTGTATGGCTGAGTGACAAAAACCACCTGGCTAGCTATCAAGGGAGCTTCATTTCAAAGTCTGACTCAAgatgagttgtgtttgctgaccACCTAAGGGCAGCACATCCCCGCACATGCTAAAAAGTATGGGTTTttttgctaataaaaaaaattgtgaatatttttaaaaagctaagttttatcttttaaagttcccctttcagaccttgtggtcatctgtttctgtggccacggtttaaagagggtgtcatgtggccagtacaacaaaCAACcaccattacttttccccaactaatgtcaggtacccattagatttgggtggactcagaggcgcccaaggatctcaaaattaaaaatcccagtcttcaccaggatttgaacctaggACCACCGGTTTGGAAGACaggtgctttaccgctcagtcaaCATGCCTCTTCTTATCTTTTAGGATAACTATAAATGCCTACATTGAATCATAGCAGCTAATGAGTAGGTCACAAAAACAATGTTTGTCAGTAaactgtatatttttttaaaaatctaatgaaTAAGTTACAAATATGTAGAGGATTGAGATGAGTTTTGTATGGTGTAAGCTAAAAGACAAAGATCAACTCCGGCTAACCCAATAACATTCTAAGGTTTGGCAGTCCAACTTTCAATATTCAAGTAGGAACAACATTGAgggtgaaataaaaaaactaaaagcacTCACACTGTAGGCTGGTATAATATCTTTAACATTATGATAAAAGCCAAAATAGAACATGTTGAACACTCCATGGCGCCCCAGAGTTGCTGTCAGTCCTTTATTTAATCCTCTTAATCCAAATCCATCTTTGGCTACTATTGCTCTGGCTGTTTTGATTGTGCTTGGTTGCTGcatgcatataaaaaaaaaatgatgtaaatattaaactatgtaacaaagtaaaatgaaaATTAGGAAAATTGAAACATAGcaatatttaacataaaaagaCCATTCTTCAGCAGGATTCAAACATGAGACCTTttcttggttcagaagccaagcgctttaccactcagccaccgtgcttCCATTTGATAAAAAGCAACAATAGGGTACTAATAACTGGCTGGATCAGTTATCTTTCAACAATACCCTAAGTCCTAAGTAAAATTGAGAATACCCCAAGTCTTAAATTAAATGGAGTGATTAGTGTGCCATGCTAAAATCAAATTCTACAATTGACTgagatataaacaaaataattaacatacTTCAGTGAACTTGCTTCTTTCAGCCTGAAGTTTCACTTTGACCACTTCAAATGGGTTGATGACCACAGCTTCTGTCAAACCAGCAAACAAACCAGCAAGAGATAGTACCTGGAGGATTCAAATTCAGAACATAAGCACTAATATGGAAGCAAAAGTTTTACGTAATCATTGAAGTATGAAATTAGTGAATAAAATGAAGAACAAAATGACAACAAAAATCactaattagattttaaaaggACTTTGCCTGTTGATAAAAAGAGTGCACCCACCActatttcagtaaaaaaaataatttgcatCTGCTTTGTAACTAAAACTTTGTTCCTGTAATATTTACCTCTGCTAAAGCATGCTAACAGCTAATTTAATAATAAGAGTGCTATTTTCTTTTGTCAGAAGTGTTAGtttatgtaaaaagaaattatacctaaattgtaataactttttctttattacttAAACTTTACTTTAACAGATGTGAtgtttaacaagaaaaatataaaattactttaaaaaaacccaGCTTATTTTAAGCGTAATTGTACcggtatcaattagtttggatcagtcatgtaattaaatgtatgACTAACCTTGACATATAAATGTGTgcgatataaatatttttacctattgtttttgtttagcgtttAGCTtagaatatttttaccaattgtttttgtttagcttttggctttctcaatgcactacgattctatcacgtgtctggacaagttgtgaaagggggacgAAAGTACAGTAGTTTCGCTgagcttgtcaattgtagtcaaactgaatttccattagattggatcaataaaaattaacttatcttcatcttatcttaaaaaaggatgtatcttggtgaatgtttacatgattgtatttaaaatgcataaaaaaagttcactcagggctcaagacTCAAGggtgactaattcaacttataccaccacatctgtcaagtatgatttctttcccttgttcaagatacctaacaaaaataattaattaccaatagttaactaactaattggttaattatattttttattgattcttatgttgtcaagtaaaagatataattgtgccaaattgtgtgggagaaataatgtctacaaacgttttaccatacagacaagtgagttgatataagctttgtaaaaaaaaacaattatgcaTTAGTAAGAGACTTACCACTGGCTGGGACAAATAATTATCGTAACTGAACAAATTTTTGTAGCGTTCAAATGTGAAGAACTTTACAGCTCTTTTAGGTGTCTCTGCTAACAAGGGAGGCAGGATTCCCTTATAGAATGATAATgggctaaaagaaaaaaaaaaaatgatgttgtACCATATGTCTGATTTGTGTCATGGTATTTTCTTCATGTTAAAAACTTAATTTAATACCAGTATTAGAATTTACTATTAGAAAGTAAAATgaattttgagttttaaaactagcaaatataacaaaatcctctttaaaaaaaaaaagcttatttaagggaaagaactttgCACTCATAACCATATATCACAATGATGTAGatgttatttctcttatttgatgtcaaacaaaataaataattgccaataattaattgactaattggttaattttgtaattgattcatgtttagttatattataaaaaaaaataataattgtttaaagtttcaacttgatccaataaggggtgtgggagaaataatgtgttcaattatCCTACAAATGTAactgtatctgtgaatactgaagaattaatttcccttgttgggatgaaacaaaatagttaattaccacttataaattgactaattggttaattgtttcaaagtttcaacttgatttgagagtcagtgtgggagaaataaggtgttcaaacctttttaccagaaagagtgagttggtccagactaagataagataaaataaaagctttgtaaaaatgtgttcatgttaatatgtattttttttactttttttttctgttttcagCCAATAAATTATTCAAGACTACAGAGAAGCCATGTTCATCTTTTATGAGaagtttatacattttttaacataatacaAGGcaactttcttttaaatttgaGTGATTTTTTACTATCAAAGTATTGaataaacagtttttaaaataaggtaTTTCACATAATAATCATCACCCTTCTTTTAAAATTTCTCATGGAATAATGGGCCTCTGTAAAAATATGTCACTTTCTCCTGTCTCTTGCTAATCTTGCTTCCAAGCTCTTTCCTGCCCTCTCAGTTTCATCTTGTACACTACCTCGCCATGTTGCATCTTGTGCACTGAGGGTTCTAATCTAAGTACTGTCTAGCTCTGGCATCATTTcttagggtgtgaccaatctCTCTCCCCaatctaaggcctgtctagctctgttgctgtCATCTTTTCTCTGGTtatgaccaatccatctccccaATCTAAGGcttgtctagctctgttgttagCATCTTTTcttagggtgtgaccaatccatctcaaTTTTACTAATTGATAATAAGATAAATGTGCAGTACTTTTTATATctcaatttaaaacaatttgtaTTAATCCTATAATTAAGATAATTTTCATGAAAATTTACAGTTAAACCCATTTATGATGCTTTGACAAAATCCTTTTATAGCTAGACTTATAATTGTTATAAACAAGAATTTCAATtgaaaaagtatatatatatatatattaccctTCTTGTCTATACATTTTACGAAAGCAATCTACAATGGATGTGTATCTGTTTGGATCATCAGGGCCTCTTTGTATCTGAAACCTAGTCTTTACCAAATCTAAAGGATGCATGATAGATACCTCGATAAATCCTGCAAAGAGAAAGTAGTGTAAAAAGTCCAATGAATTATAGAAGTACaaataagaatatatttttaagcattaaatcattaagatatatatatatatatatatatatatatatatatatatatatatatatatatatatatttgcttgcTTTGCAATATTTTTCCTTGTTCTTTGCATTGTATTATTGTATGCCTAATCCAGCCCCATTTTTGCAGCTTTTAATTTCTTGCTGTATTGGTGTTTATTGGGTTGTTTCCCTGTTTGTAGATTTTGTTCCTCCTCCTAACAGTCATTATGTTGCAAACATTTGTAGGTGAAAGTCTGAATTTTTGTATTGCGTCTGTGACTGTGGGCCAAACATAATGATAATCTCACACAAATAACatctgtaatagatctatatatgataatataataatttataattctaAAACATCCACACATGccatttttaatcattttagaATCTTAAGTGACTAAACTGACTAAAGGCAAAGGGATTTATTCAAATCAAATATTActtattattaggcctatttaattttaaatatgaataaaaGTTTACCGGCACATCCTCCAGCTACAAACTGCATAGCAGCAAGAGTAGCATGGCCGTGGTTCCCTACCGATGCAGCACTTATATTTCTTTTCTCGTTGACCGCCATAACAACACGTCATTAATCACTGCTAGTTATCACACACTGGAACCGGTCAATTATTTTGAAGTGCAAGGTTCATTAACCGTAATTATCTTGTAAACTCCTGACCATTAAAACAGTAGATCTATATGGGCTAGTGAATTCTCTCGTCGAATTAAAAAGTAAGATTTTCAAAAACATAGCGGATAAGAGATCTACAGATATAATATCTAGGCTAGAATCAAGGGGAGTTCAATCTTAATAATAATGTCGGTCTCTATACCGGTCACATAGTCGCGACCTTTACTTGAAACtatagaaaatacaaataaaacagtAAGTTTGCACCATTTCAATTAACACTTGTTGATGGTTAATCAAGATCGGTACctagctcactccaaacatttgcccatttattctctataaaaaaaaacaacaacaaacgaacaaattaatataattataagacTAATAAGATCATTAATTTGATTAATTATCATTAATGATTAATTATGATTAATTAACATTGaaattgatgtccaaaactggctgtccgaaataaattttggtaagaaaatcgtactTTAATTCTGACacactacatctagatctatattattaattatttttttgtatgcaatcaaacaacttggcttatgacttatgaatcaaataaattagctccaaaaaGAGTTGAATATATTGCCGGgttcattagtatagacttagccaatcaaaaaatatagtcttaaccctaggaagaggtaaagtcatccgggtaacataggaaaaaacaacaacctgactaacaaatttgtgaaattcgtttttcttacataaaaagacagctaaatggaaggcaatagggtcagaatcattgaaaaaaatggacaagcacactatacagcgcgctagttttataataaatattaaaataattatttaatgactaCAAAAACAGCGCATGTccaaattcatgtaatgtccggattaaataaactactatagaaGTAGAGTAGAATTTCTACTCTAGAAATAGTAGAATTCTACTCAagtcaatctagattctagatttatagaatatataattattataattataataataaaattattattataataattatactaATAGTATTACTActctattactattactatttatACTAATTATTATAGTATAATAGATTTACATTTAGACAATTTAGTCGTAGTCTTAGATCTAATCATCtagatcttatcttcttcttatcttatataatatataatacagacattacttcaaaaaagaagatgatgacgtcctagactagatctataaatcacAAACATAACAAGTATTATTAGACCTAGTGTCTAGATTtacaatgcttttttaaataaaaatgtcagtATCTGCgttattttgttaatattattaaaaatattgtcttaTATGGATAGTTCAGACTGAGATCGCTTTTATCTATGCTTCTCTCTCGAGGATTCAGAGCGAATGATtgaaaaaacaagtttttaaaaaagcataagCCCTTCAATTTCGGCGACCTCACTTCCGATTGGTTTATAAAAAACGtggttaaacattattttttatatttttttctgtttttttaagtacgaaaatattacaatatgatttctaaaataaaatatgtgtttcctaATTAAAATTGGTAATATTTacgtgtaaataaataaatattggcaAACATACTCTTGCGACAGACAATTTTCGTATTTGCATCgaggctatttttttaaaatctaggaCAAACGAACCAttcaattcactttttttttttctttaacatttacaaaaaacattttttttatacataaaacactgaaccaaaatcTTCATCACCATAATCAAACCTAGATTAGATCTCTAAAGTCTAAATGTAGATAGAGACTAATAGAGTGCAGTTCACAAACGTCAGCCATTTTTACGTTAAAATTTTTATAGCTTCATAATGGTCTGGCCTTTCAGAGATTCTGTGAGAGTCAATGAATTCCCCATCCTCTGACTATAAAAGTAGATATGACTCTTAATTAAAATTATGAGGTCAAAGAGGTGTAGAGTGGGTACCGTCAATTGCTTCTAAGACTATAATATAATAGTATAGTAAATTAAATCTCACTAAGCGATTCGTATTTGGTAGTAAATATCTCTCTTTGTAGCAATAATTAAATGTATCAACTTTTGTTGATTGTACTGTCAGACTATTCattgaataaatatattgtcttttttttttatggtgccTGGAAAAGAAATTATcccacaaaaatgaaaaaaaaaggggacaGTATAACATCAACtattatttaattcttttttttttattgcttacaATTGTAACACTTATGAGtatatataagtataagtaTATTAGAAATGCTTTCTCTTTGCATTCAATTGCCcttataacaaaattaaatacttataaattaatgaccagatgttatggagtgtattTGTGTTTCCATGGTGACATTGGGAAGAGG
It encodes:
- the LOC106073207 gene encoding mitochondrial 2-oxodicarboxylate carrier-like, giving the protein MAVNEKRNISAASVGNHGHATLAAMQFVAGGCAGFIEVSIMHPLDLVKTRFQIQRGPDDPNRYTSIVDCFRKMYRQEGPLSFYKGILPPLLAETPKRAVKFFTFERYKNLFSYDNYLSQPVVLSLAGLFAGLTEAVVINPFEVVKVKLQAERSKFTEQPSTIKTARAIVAKDGFGLRGLNKGLTATLGRHGVFNMFYFGFYHNVKDIIPAYSDPTTDFFRRFLIGLVAGTLSSIVNIPFDVAKSRIQGPQPVPGVIKYKSCFQTMALVYKEEGYFALYKGLLPKVLRLGPGGAIMLLVYEYVFDYLKTTF